In Nocardioides jishulii, the DNA window CTCCTGCGGCGCGCTCACCGAGAAGGTCGCGATCCGCGACGTCGTGATCGCGTCGGGAGCGTGCACCGACTCGGCGAAGAACACGCACCGCTTCGGTGGCTACGACTACGCACCGGTCGCCGACTTCGGGCTGCTGCGGGCCGCGTACGACGCCGCGAGCGAGATGCCCGAGGTCACCACCCACGTCGGGCTGATCTTCTCCAGCGACTCGTTCTACTCGCCGCGTCCCGAGCTGATGAAGGCCCAGGTCGACCACGGCGTGCTCGCGGTGGAGATGGAGGCGAGCGCTCTCTACACGCTCGCGGCGCAGTACGGCCGGCGCGCCCTGGCGATCTGCACGGTCTCCGACCACATCGTGACCGGCGAGGAGACCACGTCGCAGGAGCGGGAGCAGACCTTCGCAGCGATGATCGAGATCGCGCTGCGAGCCGCCCTGACTGCTGCCTGAGCTCAGCCCACCGGGCGCAGGTAGCGTGCGGCTCGTGACTCGTCGAGGCAGCACCCACTCCGCAGGCCTGCGGGTCGCCGCTGTCACGACGGCGCTGGCGTGGGCGGCACTGGCCTGCTTCGCCGTCGCCGCGGCCGTGCCGGCGGACGGCACGATGCGCTCCCCCGCCGCGTGGGCCTGGGTCGTCGGGACCGTGGTGGTGGGCCTGCAGGGGGCGGCGCTGCTCCGTCGCACCTCAGCCCCACGCAGCGTGCTGCTGGCAACCTC includes these proteins:
- the deoD gene encoding purine-nucleoside phosphorylase codes for the protein MSTHIGASPGQVAPTVLFPGDPLRAKWIAETFLDDATCYSEVRGMYGYTGTWNGTPVSVQGSGMGQPSMAIYANELFKDYDVASIIRVGSCGALTEKVAIRDVVIASGACTDSAKNTHRFGGYDYAPVADFGLLRAAYDAASEMPEVTTHVGLIFSSDSFYSPRPELMKAQVDHGVLAVEMEASALYTLAAQYGRRALAICTVSDHIVTGEETTSQEREQTFAAMIEIALRAALTAA